A region of the Zootoca vivipara chromosome 3, rZooViv1.1, whole genome shotgun sequence genome:
AATTAAAAGGGACTCAGCTGGACCTGGAGGACGAAGATTGGGAGCGTAAAAAGGAGGCCTTTGAAAAACAAAGCCTACACACAAAAGGAACCCACAAAAAAGCATGTGGGGAAAGGCGATGATCCAACTCCTGGAGTAAGTAATAAGCAGAACTCTATAGATGCAGCCCAGCTGCCTTAGCTAAGCAGCATAGACACCTTCCTTTTGAGCAGCGCTTACAGCATCTTTTGGTTCGATGCAAACCTTTTACTGGGCATATCTAGTAAAAATGAGAGGTGAAACCGGAGCAGCTGGTGCTGGATGCCAAGAGATTGATGCCTGGGGTGGTGAGGTGGAACTGTTTCAGACACaaggtttatatacttatgtctGTGTTTGCCATgtcatttatgaacatttattttatatttgggaccttagaattcttacagGAGATAACACATCGCTGTATAAATCACACTAAAGAGAGAGATGCTGGTGATCAGAGATAAAGAATCCAGGAGatgaatgaaaaggaaggggctGAAGTTTGCAAACCTTCCCACTGTGGAGATGCTCAAGCAAACAGCAAATTGGAGGTCAGAACAATGAAAAACCAGAGTATAGTACTGGATTATTGACTTAGAGCTTGTAAAGCAGGTCCAGAATCAGCTCACCTTTTTGCAATTTCTATAGCTTTGCAAGAAACATGTAGATTGCTGTAACAGcccaatttttattttctaaatcCAAGTATCTGTGCCCTATCTGATGCAACATCAAAAGTAAAGCATTTGTCAAACTCCAATGATAGTTTGACTTCCAAGTACCAGCAACACAATTAATGGTTGTGCCAATGCCCAAGATTGCTGCACCAGTGGACTGTTGTCAGACTTTGGGGGATTGGATCCCTCCCcctgtggcagtaaataagcagataaAACAAAAGAAGCTTTCTTACCAGATGAGTTCTTTAATAGTCACAGGAAGAtacaaaggaatgcatatctctctaAAAAATGGCATTGCTCCCAGTAAAGTTTCACCCGCTCCGTCCCCATTAATCTACATCATTCCTACAttgggtaatctgagcttgttgctgCTGAGTtctctgttctatcactctcaaagTCCATGTAGTCTTAGGCGAAGGGGGTCAGGAATGCagtccaaggacactgaatctgccaactctctctctctcttggcatttcctcttctagctgttctAGCTGTTCCTCcctcagtatttcccagctttcccctctggactatgtccctctgcaaaccactgttcaaaATGTCCTCCTGCCTttgggaaggttcagaaaaaCGGGGAGGGGCTCCTCAGTCCAGCTCCTGACAACTGTTATCCTTTAAAACAGTCAGCGTTTCCACTCAGGAGGAAAATCTTCATGCCACACCCTTAGAATATGGAAGTAGGATGAACAGCCACTGAACTTTCAGACTTGTCCAAAGAAAACAAGCCCACTGAGTTATGTCCATCATAATGAAGCTCCAGGTTTCTGAGAAATGTAAATATGGAGAGTATTCTTTTCACAGGCATGGTGTCATATGCTCAGTTTTGCATGCTTATTTAGAAAAGCTAAGTAGCATGGATAACAGTAATTTAAAAACCATAGGAGAAACACGGTGAGTTTCATTAACTCTTTAGGAAACCTGAAGGTTGGAGTTCCAGCTGCTATAATAAACAAAAActtatctttttgttgttgttttgggaaaaaatatgtatAAGTCAATCTTCTTAATAGCCTGCTACTATTAAACTGCGATTGGGCTCACCATCTGAATTAGTTTGGTAGCAAATATATTCAAAAGTTTGTGGACATTTTGATACATCATTTTGATATATTCTGATacattttgatatatattttgatATATTCTGGACACACTTGGCTTCCCCTAAACAATCCTTGGAACCACAGTTTGCTAAGGTTACTGGAAATTGTAGCTGGGTGAGTGGTTTCCTTGATAATTTAGGGGAAGCCTTTTGCTTTAAATGTGATTAAAATGTATGTTGTGGATGTGACCAGACATCTTAGGAGTTTCAAGAAGTAGACCCTTTCCCTTAGAGCTGCAATGAGACAAAGGGGGAAGTCTTTCTAAACAAAGGATTCCTTCCTCCTAGTCTTCTTCAATTTCATTTCtactccactggggggggggggcgtccctTCCATTGGCAatatagaaggggaggaaagaaaaataacagacaAGCAAAGGAATGAAACTGCCTCACTaaagggttgcttttaaaagtcttaaCCTGAAGGACTACCATGTCCCTTTATGCACCATCCAGAATGGAGTATCAGATCCCTGGGATCCTTGAGAGAAGGTCTCccgactgttccactgtcaggagtatgggcagagtcaggctctggggcctgtagtgctttgcaggactgggacctgcctcagcttgtgctagagaagcaaggagtggccactcaggtgaggcctcagcttgtgctagagaagcaaggagtggccactcaggtgaggccacttgataactcactgcacctagtggcaagagctgggagggataaaagctcagcatttcccttcagctctttgccacagcaacgcaatccctgccttgttgcatctggcctcctgttccttgatccttcgccttgctcctcgacccttggaccttcaccttcgTGACTCCTTGCTCTtcgaccttcagaccttcgccttcgTTACACCCTGCTTCCtgaccttcggttccttgaccctgtgactgcctgctgctggaccctcagccctgcaccacctggattcccgttcctgcttccactctgccatcttgcctctggtcctcacatcctgagtcgggactgctacctcccgccaaccagaccgtgacatCCACAATGATCTCCTCTTCTGTTAGGGCTCATCTTTTGCttgccctgtgcctagaaagcagcaAGTGTCTGAGCGGTTTCCCACTCGTCCAAGCCCTGTGGCCTTGGCTCGGCTTCTTTcccgtgaaaacccactcttcagCACTCATTCGGAACCAACCCCATGgccgtttgttccaattcagtgctataccatgggttttcctggggggaagtggcagggcaaacggaagtgtgggtgagcccttacTTTCTACACCAAGAGGCAGGTCAGGTGGTGGCACCTTCAAGAGGAAGACTTCCTCTGGAAActaaacaggaagctgccattCTAATGTTTTGTCACCTGCTGAAAATGTTCTTTTTCCACCAAGCATTTTTGGATAATTAATTTGATTCAATGTTGGTCATTTCTCTGCATTTTATAATCTTATAGTGTTACAATATTTTAGTGATGTTATTTTCATGAGTGGGCAGTTTATACATATTCAGAAATATAAATAGATATAATAAGTAACAGTGGATTGAAGCTTAAATTAAAGGGTTGGAATCCTACATCATGCtaagacagtggttttcaaccagtatgccatggcaccctggggtgtctttaataacaatataatatataatatttccccagccactttgggcagctcacaacatatatcaaaacatactaaaacatcaaacattaaaaaacttccccaaacagggctgccttcagatgtcttctaaaagtcagatagttgcctatttccttgacatctgatggggcgggtgccactaccaagaaggccctctgcctggttccctgtaacctcacttcttgcagtgaaggaaccaccagaaggccctcagagctggacctcagtgtccaggctgaacaatgggggtggagacactccttcaggtatactgggctgaggccatttagggctttcaaggtcagcaccaacactttgaattgtgcttggaaatgtactgagagccaatgtgggtctttcaggacGGTGTTATATGgccccggcggccactcccagtcaccaatctagctgctgcattctggattagttgtagtttacaagtcaccttcaaaggtagccccacatagagcgcattgcactagtccaagtgggagataactagagcatgcaccactctggcgagagagtccacgggcaggtagggtctcagcctgcgtaccagatggagctggtagacagctgccctggacacatgtgtctccatggacagctgtgagtccaaaattactcccaggctgcgcacctggtccttcagggagtcctccacacccacctgcctcctgtccccccaaaacagtacttctgtcttgtcagaattcaacctcaatccattagccattTTCCATCCAGACACTCACAAATaaccttcactgccctcactggttctgatttgaaggagaggtagagccgGGTATCATCTGCGTACTCGTGTCTGTGGGCAACCCtgccctctgtccctctttccatccctccctcctctgatgccctctcacatctctgattctcaaaggcttgcacagctgtttattgcagcaaccCTTGCTATAAGCTCCACAGGGGAATGgtgcctctctttggggcaggggggcacctcagagaccagaggactcccaaggagaggggggagggggctgctggaACAGGGTGTTCGAAAAAGTGTGAGAAGCTGCCAggtctgcaggcaaggggtgacataactgggctccgtcctgagccccacaggggtgctgcagaaaaaatgtagttggtcaagggagctgtggacccaaaaaagtttgaaaatcTCTGTGCAACCCCATATTCTCGTCAGTGGTAGCTCATAACACTTTGAatacatagagcaggcatccccaaactgcggccctccagatgttttggcctataactcccatgatccctagctaagaggaccagtggtcagggattatgggaattgtagtccaaaacatctggagggccgaagtttggggatgcctgacatagagctTTCTGCTTTCATCACTTGTACAGCACTTATTCGGGAATGTGTGTCATTTCACATAAGCAGAGTGCCACTGACGAAAAGTCCATTATCCTCTGCACATCTGTGGACGAAAGAATAACTTATATGTAAGAGTGTCCAAGGTATGATTTTCAGACAAGATTGACTCTTTGCTCCTCGCAGGCTCCCTCAGACAGACACAAATATTCTTAATTTTCTTGCCCTTTCATCCAGCCCATCATAATGATTGGTGTTTTCTTTAATAGCCTACTTGTAATGCATATTTTCACTCATTCTTTACTGCAGTGGAAAGGTTATGCATAGTTCAACAATCTGTCTCTACAtagaaatggttacaggtaggtagccgtgttggtctgggtcgaagtaaaataaaaaaattccttcagtagcaccttaaagaccaactaagtttttattttggtatgagctttcgtgtgcatgcacacttcttacgaaagctcataccaaaataaaaacttagttggtctttaaggtgctactgaaggaattttttttattctacatAGAAAGATTCAGTTGGCTCACTACTTCACAGAAAGACTCCACTATCATTTTATTCTATAGGGACACAATTTTATTTTCaagattttttaaagcacatagcaGGCAAATCAGGCTACAATACAGGCTCAATCAAACAACAAAACTGCTTTATCATCTCCGTTCACAGGATTTTAATTTAATGCAATTCCTCTTATGTCACTTGTCTCACTTCTGGACTACATGAATATGACCGTGTGTTTGGGATGCAGCTCACGCTTCCAATCATTTTTGATGGAACACAGAATGCATCTCTCATTGCACCTTTTCCAAATAAGAACATGCACCTGATATAATGCACAACTCTACTGAATTCCTTTTTCAGTTTAGGATTTCCCCAAATCAAGAGGCTACATTGCACGGAAGGGCATGCATTTAGAATGGTGGCGCAAAACCGGCTTGCAAGTCTGTCGTCTGGAAATATATTAGACAGAAGGACCATCAAAGACACAAAATTTATGACATTTATGACTAAGAGAGAAATGATTATTTTCACAGCCTGAAAATGGGCAGCCATGCTTGGGCTGCTGAAACTGGCTAAACTGTTCTGCATCTGCTGGGTGTGTCTCCACAGAGAAAAGAGTAAGAGAAAAGAGTAAGAGAAAAGTTGATGTGGCGGAGATGAAGAAAGCCACTGAGAATCCCAGACCACACCacagaaacaaatgaacaaaatctGTTTCTACTGTAAAGCCTTCAAGCGTGACATTTCCTAATATATCAAAACTACTGTAGTTTTGGCATGTAAAGATGTACATTTCTTTGAAGAAAGGTGACGTAGTTGCCAATGATCCAAGCAAAGAAGCCAGAAGCATCCAGGGCACCAATCTGGAGATTCTTGTCTTCAGGAGGAAGAAAATGTAGTGCTGGAAGTTAGCAATCTTTGCACAGTAAAATGTACACAGGCAGGCAGTGAAGCAGAGGTTGGTACAATTTAGAAACCACATTGTAGCTTTGTATGTTTGGTATAAGCTTGTGTCTTCAAATATCCAAGGAAAGAATGCTATCCAGAAAATCTTGACAACTAGCAAGAACATGtagaaacatctggagacacCAAAAGCAGTCAAGATTTTATCAATGGATTTCAGGTGTCCATTTCTCATCCCATCAATGCAATTCACTACAGCAATGAAAGCATTCAAGGACATCCCAACAACAGCCTCAATTGATGTGCAAACTAGGTATATAACTGGGAGTGAAAAACGCTCTGCTCTTTGATAGTTGCACCCTTGGTCTTCCATTCTTCCAGATACACGGTCTGAAAAGGCTGTAGCCTTTAACGTTTGGATTGCACATGCTTTATTATCATCCATGAAATTGAGAAGTGATGCTGTCACAGGGCACCTATTGGACTCTGATTTGCATTCTTCTTTTCATGGTGTGCAGAACAACCAACTCTTTTGCCAAGAGCTTGTGGCAAAAAAGCAATGATTTACATGACATTTACTCACAATCCCCAGAGCATTTGTTTTCAAGGTTAGGTAGAGAGGCATTCTATTTTTATCGGAGACAGGGATTATTCCTGCAAGACTTGCAATTACGATTAAATGTAAATACGGTTCGAATAAGGGGGTTACCGGAGATAGAGAAGGAGCAAGTCCTTGCAAGCTATGTGAGTGGGATATTGGCAGAATGGATGGGGGCAAAGGAGGGAATGGAAGACTTTATTGAGAATGTCTATCAAGTTTGAACCCGAGCtttgagagagagaagacagcCACCAGATGTACTCCTGACTTTTATAACAAGGAAAATTAAAGATGCAGTAATGCAAAAAAAGCTTTGAGGAGGGTCTGGTGGTTGAAGGACAGGAAGTtgacattttcaaataaattccATTTAAATTGAGAGTTAAAAGAAGGAAGTATCAAAACCTGATATCCTTAGAGGAGTAGAGATAAACCCCAAATGGGAATTTCCGGAAGGAGTTTCCTTTACTTATAGGAAGAAGAGATTTAGATTAGTGACAGAGAGTCAGGTACAGGAGAACCTAGACAAACACGGCAAGGACCCAGAGTTTCAAAATGTGAGAAGAGACTTCAGAACCCTCTGTGAGATGCAAAGAGACAAATTGGAAAAAACAGAAGGAACAGGGCGAGAAAGTAAAACGTTTTTAAGTAAACCAGACAATGGCAAATCTCAAATTACTAACTTGGAATTTGAATGGCTTAaatcatgggtgtcaaacacaaggcccgggggcctaatccggcccgccagacctcgtcatgtagccgccgccgacaatagccgctgacagtagttctggagcctgcgattggccgagggtcaaaaccgggggcgggtcTGCAGGCGGAGTccagggcgctggagccgcgctgacggccttggccagggaatttcaatttcgaatgaggctgagggaggcggtggcacagcggccagacggggaagtgagatgcaggaggaggaggaggaagcccgccgaggaggtaggaaagccctacaggcgccgccggcaaagttggtgccgggacggagcagcgctggaattttttttggcgggctttgctgttgtctccgagagcgagtgaggcggcactggggagccgccgcccgccgcttcccttcctctcctcggctgcatccgggaggtgggcgagcgagcgggcgaaagggacgcggagtgagcctgagggggaagtaggcgaagcgcaacagccgctctcttgatggagccgggtttctcttccctcttcccccgttttctcctcatagacactcgggagggtgcctggcttttgctctgccccccacccccaagccgccctttggcttctcagttccggtggagctgctcttcccgctctgccgccgcctcctctcagcccctcgtgatgtagggctccagatggagttgcctcgcggtttgagtaggtgggaggggaatttttttggggggggaggttttcaatcCTCCtttgcctgcagtcccggtagggagaggcggcggcgaagacgacaacagcgcgggtggggggaagagcagctctgagacgaagatgcacgtccgctggggctgccgccgccttcctcctcgggaaatccgctgccctccctcagcgcgaggggaagggactctggcgctgaggagggaggatgcaaaagcaaagcagggagttggcgctgcaccgcatgttcctgcccctctccaaagcatggggtgggttgcagcgtgtggcatcctgcctagccgggtttgggtgtgcgcagggcaggagagggaagccctctttccatctgcaggtttttaatcccagcagtggctttctccttcctgccgaaggtttagttgagcccccccccccaagccatcgatccccaccttttgttcaaatttccctagtttacatcccctcccacacacgcgccacaacgcaggaatgtgatccgcgtgggggcgggaatgagcttaccttattacaaaaaacagtaataattgaatgcagtgacaataatttatgataagaAAGAGtagacacatagtcctacagacacaaccggccctttgagggtgaccaaactgctgatgcggcccccgatgaatttgagtttgacacccctggcttaaATAATAAATGTGActtggaatgtgaatggcttaaataataaataataaaataataataaaataaaaaggaacaggGTGTGGCATgaaatttcaaaatgaaatttGGTTATAATTTGCCTACAGGAGACTCATGTTGCAAGGAAATTTTTTACTAATAAGAGATTAGGGAGTCAATTTATTGCATCAGACATTTCCAAAAAACATGGAGTTGCTTTGTACATAAAACCTGCACTTGAACCACAATTAATTCAAAaggatgagaaagggagaaaattgaTGGTCCAAATTAAAGTTCAAGGAGAAAAAACAGTTTTGGTAGTTGCAGATCAactaagacagtgtttctcaaccttttttgggccacggcacacttgttctatgaaaaaaaatcccgcggcacaccaactctgtgctgccctatatttagtttagtttagaggggagacgtaaagcatgccactgaagaactgctgcgtgGTAGCCAGGCAgacccaccaggcgctctcacctgggttggggggtggcgaggggccctctcctccctatctttccctttttccctcacctgggggaggctccctccttttcctcttctcctggggcggctggggtggcgacggctgcggcgacgaggcagggccgtcgcgtggtgggaggtccTGGGCTTCAGAGCTCTTCCCGACCAca
Encoded here:
- the LOC132591854 gene encoding taste receptor type 2 member 40-like: MSLNAFIAVVNCIDGMRNGHLKSIDKILTAFGVSRCFYMFLLVVKIFWIAFFPWIFEDTSLYQTYKATMWFLNCTNLCFTACLCTFYCAKIANFQHYIFFLLKTRISRLVPWMLLASLLGSLATTSPFFKEILLIWGNPKLKKEFSRVVHYIRCAEDNGLFVSGTLLM